TACCATCCACAGAGTGGTAAACCCACCAAGAGAAATGTGGAGTACTTCAAGATATTCAATTCCTTTCTTTATGCATCCTATCAGTGCAATGTCTTTAAATGCACTTGAAAATTGTGTAGACGAAAACAATCCAAAACTCTACGAAGATACAACTGCCGGAGAATTCCTGCATGAAAGATTGATCGAGCTGGGATTGATTAAAAAATAAAAAGAAACGGCTGCCTTGAATTAGAGGCAGCCGTTTTTATTATATTACATTTCGATTAAACAGGAAACGCGTGTACATAACATTGTACAACTATTCATTCTGTAACAACCATTATTTTGATCATTAAGTTCCTGGCAAGGGTCATCAGGAGAATCTCTAAGGTCATAGCATTTGTTATTCCCTCCTGAAATACTTTTCAATTCATTTCTCTCAATTTTCTTTAAATTTTTCATAGTTATAGTTTTAATTTTTCCTACTCTGTAAGCTTTTCGGATAACGCTTGCCTAAATTAGCAATATTCACGGAATAAAATAAATAATTTTTAATTAATAACTATTATGAGAGCCAATTAATGAATACAAATAGATTTTATCCTGTTATACAATAAAATTCCGGACACGGAGTTGGTTGTGTAAAAATTCCCCACGGACAGATACAGGTATAAGAATCACCGCCACCTCCAGGGTTTCCTCCACCTCCCGGATTTCCACCATAAGGTACACATTTCCCACCTGAGCAGATTTCTCCCGCAGAACAGCCTCCTTCACCAGGTCCTCCACCCTCAAAACAAAATGCCGGGAAGTCTACTCCAGCAACAATACTTCTTTTGTCATCTCTTGACAGTCTTTTTAGATTTTTCATAGTTATGATTTTTGGTATTTCCTACTCTATAAGCTTTTCGGATAACGCTTACTTAAAAATAATATTTATTTCATTAATAATCAAACATTTAAATCAAATTAAGTTTATAACAGATTAAAGAGGCTTTGGTTTTATTAAAATTTATTTTTTTTACACCCACATCTTGTTTAGTTTAAAATATTTTATCTATTTTTACTTTACCTACAAATTTTTAATTAAAACAATATGAAAAATTTAAAAAAACTACAAAAAGGCCAATTAAAAAACATTTCTGGAGGTGCTACTCTTCCTGAAACAGATTTCTGTATGTATTACTGCAGCGGGGTTATAGTTTGCGCTACCTGCAGTGATGATTTCAAATGCCCGGACACAAACAGTGATATGTAAGATTGAAAATCAAAAATGCCATAAATTGAAACCGTTTCTTTATTGAAGCGGTTTTTTTGTTCCGTTTGGATTAAAATAAGGCGGATTTT
This DNA window, taken from Chryseobacterium viscerum, encodes the following:
- a CDS encoding bacteriocin-like protein — translated: MKNLKKIERNELKSISGGNNKCYDLRDSPDDPCQELNDQNNGCYRMNSCTMLCTRVSCLIEM
- a CDS encoding bacteriocin-like protein, with amino-acid sequence MKNLKKLQKGQLKNISGGATLPETDFCMYYCSGVIVCATCSDDFKCPDTNSDM